The following are encoded in a window of Lactobacillus intestinalis genomic DNA:
- a CDS encoding CPBP family intramembrane glutamic endopeptidase has product MKRCLQIQIAGSGLLCMFLLGMQIRTGILNPVKSGIIISTLMIALILLQLRAKNKYFFNISQIINVLFLPYDLAMTYLAFFQLLFKSFPQITNLIGILRIVGFAFVLVPVTVVSYGKLRYWLSRLINIEMVVFTFLIFDDYPLISPNSFLRNFEYSGLVCALSFIVFLYLVLKGWGLKLWINIRQKWTRVFTFTTIGLIAFGIWYDFFAAFIQIADNFSEAIWNWNFSLLNPNQSLFFPGNPSLVYFATLDAGIFEELERYAILVVLAGTLKNKKFRAQGMVLISALIFSLSHYPNMISEHKDFITTSYQVMDVFAIGCLLAIIYLYTGKLWLAMIVHGVWDFLVFAMIPATMDIASFLDLYVPSGILVPVVINAVGIPVIIFMLSGKRLSHIEKNIYTLLKPTKSVMVVNKIIPQN; this is encoded by the coding sequence ATGAAACGATGTTTGCAAATTCAAATTGCGGGTTCAGGTCTTTTGTGTATGTTTTTGCTAGGGATGCAGATTCGAACGGGAATTTTAAATCCTGTGAAGAGTGGGATTATCATTAGTACTTTGATGATAGCACTGATTTTATTGCAGTTAAGAGCTAAGAATAAATACTTTTTTAATATAAGTCAGATTATTAATGTATTGTTTCTGCCCTATGACTTGGCAATGACGTATTTGGCTTTCTTTCAACTGCTCTTTAAATCTTTTCCGCAAATAACTAATTTGATTGGAATATTAAGAATTGTGGGATTTGCTTTTGTGCTAGTTCCTGTAACCGTTGTGAGTTATGGAAAACTTCGATATTGGTTGAGCAGGTTGATTAACATTGAGATGGTAGTTTTTACCTTTTTGATATTTGATGATTATCCGTTGATTTCTCCCAACTCATTTTTACGAAATTTTGAATATAGCGGATTAGTTTGTGCCCTTTCCTTTATAGTTTTTCTGTATTTAGTCTTGAAGGGATGGGGATTAAAATTATGGATTAACATTAGACAAAAATGGACGAGAGTATTTACCTTTACTACGATTGGATTAATCGCTTTTGGCATTTGGTATGACTTTTTTGCTGCTTTCATTCAGATTGCGGATAATTTTTCTGAAGCGATTTGGAATTGGAATTTTAGTCTATTGAATCCAAATCAATCCTTGTTTTTCCCGGGAAATCCTTCTCTTGTATATTTTGCTACACTTGATGCAGGCATTTTTGAAGAATTAGAACGGTATGCCATTTTAGTAGTTTTAGCTGGTACTTTAAAAAATAAAAAGTTTCGTGCGCAAGGAATGGTGTTAATCAGTGCATTGATTTTTAGTTTGAGTCATTATCCAAATATGATTTCTGAACATAAGGATTTTATAACTACTTCCTATCAAGTAATGGATGTGTTTGCTATTGGGTGCCTTTTGGCAATTATCTATCTATATACGGGAAAGCTGTGGCTAGCAATGATTGTTCATGGTGTGTGGGATTTCTTAGTGTTTGCGATGATTCCCGCGACAATGGATATCGCGAGTTTCTTAGATTTATATGTGCCAAGTGGAATATTAGTGCCAGTGGTTATTAATGCTGTAGGAATTCCAGTAATAATTTTCATGTTGAGTGGAAAGAGGTTGAGTCATATTGAAAAGAATATTTATACACTCCTGAAACCTACTAAATCCGTTATGGTCGTAAATAAAATTATCCCCCAAAATTAA
- a CDS encoding L,D-transpeptidase family protein has translation MQSRENLRKRSKRNSLYLIIAAVVIIVGVVAGFAIHNQHVQAEAKARKFATTHFNPNVSIYGVKVGNLTVKKATDKINQKADNVVHLKNDKVVTERDPQITTIDQATVQKYFAKQHTDVPNKANYNYTSKEFDQAKKRLNQIYKSSVTYNIAGKKYDLKAKDLIDEASYKDGKYDFQNVDKLTDKLKDIDKEVSTLHKSYKFTVPSGNKVNGRTITVKNESYGWGVYIKKARAAVEDAFMKGTKSIDGSDYIYGEGFSTYAHGYGKSNHGIGKHYAVVSIKNQELWIVNNNKVVVHLNDVVTGTLNGGKGNQTPSGVWYVMYKESPSTLRGYNDDGSKYASPVQYWMPFTLSGCGFHDASWRNDWSKTAYLNGGSHGCVNIRPSEIHSVWSNVTKDMPVIIYN, from the coding sequence ATGCAATCAAGAGAAAATTTAAGAAAACGCTCCAAGCGTAATAGTCTCTATTTGATTATTGCGGCTGTCGTAATCATCGTTGGAGTTGTCGCTGGTTTTGCGATTCATAATCAACACGTACAAGCTGAAGCTAAGGCGCGCAAGTTTGCAACTACTCACTTCAACCCCAACGTATCCATTTATGGAGTTAAAGTTGGTAATTTAACTGTTAAGAAAGCAACTGACAAGATCAATCAAAAAGCCGACAATGTGGTTCATTTAAAGAATGACAAAGTCGTGACTGAACGTGATCCACAGATTACTACCATTGATCAGGCGACAGTACAAAAGTATTTTGCTAAGCAACACACTGATGTACCAAATAAGGCCAATTACAATTATACTTCCAAAGAATTTGATCAAGCCAAAAAACGTTTGAATCAAATTTATAAGTCTAGCGTTACTTACAACATCGCAGGCAAGAAGTATGATTTAAAAGCTAAAGATTTAATTGATGAAGCTAGTTATAAGGATGGAAAGTATGACTTCCAAAATGTTGATAAGTTAACTGATAAGCTAAAAGATATCGACAAGGAAGTTTCAACTCTTCACAAGAGTTATAAGTTTACCGTTCCAAGCGGCAATAAAGTCAATGGTCGCACTATTACCGTTAAAAACGAAAGCTACGGCTGGGGAGTTTATATTAAAAAAGCTCGTGCAGCTGTAGAAGATGCCTTTATGAAAGGCACTAAATCAATTGACGGTAGTGATTACATTTACGGTGAAGGTTTTAGTACTTATGCTCATGGTTATGGTAAATCTAATCACGGTATTGGTAAGCACTATGCTGTTGTTTCCATTAAGAATCAGGAATTATGGATCGTTAACAACAATAAGGTTGTTGTCCACTTAAATGATGTTGTAACTGGTACTTTAAATGGTGGTAAAGGTAACCAAACCCCAAGTGGTGTGTGGTATGTAATGTACAAGGAATCACCAAGTACTCTTCGTGGTTACAATGATGATGGTTCCAAATATGCATCCCCAGTTCAATACTGGATGCCATTTACACTTAGTGGATGTGGATTCCATGACGCCAGCTGGAGAAACGACTGGAGCAAGACTGCCTACTTAAATGGTGGTTCCCATGGCTGTGTTAACATTCGCCCTAGCGAAATTCACAGCGTTTGGAGCAACGTAACTAAGGATATGCCTGTTATTATTTACAACTAG